In Akkermansiaceae bacterium, the following are encoded in one genomic region:
- a CDS encoding alpha-2-macroglobulin family protein, with the protein MNHRNPCLPAFILPALVLMLTLADRGNSQTTAPAAPTEKTEVRDLTKPPARTLTSSISIYHPGWDEQRQRANGPAVYIRFSGPAAPLDQVGKAVPAGAIRMTPEVAGEWQWQRQDQLVFFPTNGWLPPASYRFEPGEGLLSEDCKLKAKTAFDHAWTAPPLTARFHNRNYYIDPATPTLQQLVTTVDFSLPVSLEEVRRHFSVTSVTGIGIFQPGSKAQVLPDPKTPMRFYLRSPLMKPGEKEDLVLFSFKVGLKALTGGNPTANNLETKLTAYSKGSAFFIESAGRMLRRTADGEPEQSIFVQLSIPANTALVAPAVEAWKLPEELKDKNQRAIAWTKENVTDEVLARSHKLSLERITHADSPPMETIIAFRVPSQPGGKVFVKVPKDTSGPGGFVTAEDFRDVTTLPEIPKEAALMGNGGLMALNGERKLNVQSRGLDHLRYTVARVQTNQINHLVSQTRGSFESPHFRSGFGFENISNYQQSVQPIVKSGDYSINYSSFDFSPLLQAAQPGAAPTHGLFHLTLEGVRPRTPDDGAAEDGAPDKDWIAIPSGRSSGDYSYRQPSGSSYPLGDQTRDQRFILVTDLGLIMKESADGSRSVYVLSFSTQGPVQGVEISVLSKNGTVLKNVTTNDFGMAGIPSLRGLQREQEPVAVVAKKGDDLAFIPWAKNDRHLDTSRFDVGGVAYSEESVLEASLFTERGIYRPGEAINIGGIVRQRDWSGDLTGLPLELVVYNAKEDVAGRYSLNLEAGGVFSKTIPTAETAPTGPWRVQLVRPKPADAAARVGSVYLGGVIVRVEEFQPDRQKIKATFQPGASDGWRSPDGLQVAVQLDTLFGIPAAKRRVAGKLFLSPTTPSFAKWPGWQFGIPDSKRFVTKQIPLADATTDENGHTTLPLNLEAHTAPMLRARVELEGFEADDGRGVRTELSTLVSRQRYLIGHKTPRNLHYLDGRDPVSVGVVAIGPDSKPVAVADLTRVLVQTKHVSILTKQKNGNLAYQSNSRDETLETVTVSLPAQEDKLALPLDNPGRFRYEFRNAQGQTLCSIPFFVAGKGDAAKDLERSGELGIKFADKKWLPGEELEFSLTTPFAGAGLITIERDKVLAQTWFKCDTKSSVQKIRLPDHFAGGAYLHVVMARALDSPDVFLNPLASGIMPIAAARGNREMAVTLESPDRVRPGQRLAIGYTAPQEGHMLIWAVDEGIHLVSNYQAPDPLHDLLPRARLEVETYQLMDVLLPEFSLLRKAMAIGGDGEEGESASIPTLKLGLNPFKRRRDAPVIYWSGFVPCGPERKEVIYQVPEYFAGRLKIMAVAVAPDAVGVGQAASIVKGDFVLTSTTPLFVVPGDEFTASVTVANQLEGAGATDQVKVQVESQGGVEIIDRAPETQTIPVGKETTVSYRCRATDLLGNAELKFTASSGESRQVSSSSFSVRPGVARAAKVQSGWFRNGSHDLATNHPMFHEFSERQAIISTTPLGLAHGLAAFLKEYPHGCTEQIVSRAYPWLVLKDDANFGIDKAEAARSIADTMNQLSRRQGRNGGFGYWGSNEQDGFDYLTVYVGHFLTDCKASGFPVPARLYQATLRRLRFMADAKITDPTKHNGRTYYWRTRWEAEMRASAIYLLTRNEEVTTNYALKLQDYLDAKVPKEIWHRDSTAAWLASTWRLLKKESAAVPLIEAHRAALKRPRPDNWEYGYYYYTSKLANEATAFTILCRHFPEMAKKLTYGEMRPLTQMIEAADFHTLSAAWSIQALKAYSDLAASNGVKAGIASVQGKDVKVLAEPATGQLQVKVPEGMTRFFFAENSPEGLGAWYQTIEKGFAKNLPEKASSTHIEVLRELVNADGQAVTQGKLGETLFATLTIRNLTKTEMPNLAITEMLPGGFEFAPPGEPDSLRPGLATRQGTDYVDIREDRALIYLGLRAEGSLTLKYALRPTCAGTFLVPPPYAEDMYEAKVRANGAGGKILIQPRQ; encoded by the coding sequence ATGAATCATCGAAACCCTTGTTTGCCCGCCTTTATCCTCCCGGCTCTTGTCCTGATGCTCACTCTTGCTGACAGGGGAAATTCACAAACCACGGCACCTGCCGCACCGACGGAGAAAACCGAGGTGCGTGACTTGACGAAGCCGCCCGCCCGAACCCTGACGTCGTCTATTTCCATCTATCATCCGGGCTGGGACGAACAGCGGCAGCGCGCGAACGGACCTGCGGTCTACATCCGCTTCAGTGGCCCGGCAGCCCCGCTGGACCAGGTGGGCAAGGCGGTTCCGGCTGGAGCGATCAGGATGACTCCGGAGGTGGCCGGGGAATGGCAATGGCAGCGGCAGGATCAACTGGTATTCTTCCCCACCAACGGCTGGCTGCCACCGGCCAGCTATCGCTTTGAGCCAGGTGAGGGTTTGCTGTCGGAGGATTGTAAACTGAAGGCCAAAACCGCGTTTGATCACGCTTGGACGGCGCCGCCATTGACGGCGCGGTTTCACAACCGCAATTACTACATCGATCCCGCCACGCCGACGCTGCAACAACTCGTCACCACGGTGGATTTTTCCCTGCCGGTTTCCCTGGAGGAGGTGCGCCGTCATTTTTCGGTGACGAGTGTGACCGGGATCGGGATTTTCCAGCCCGGTAGCAAGGCGCAGGTGCTTCCGGATCCGAAAACACCGATGCGCTTCTATCTACGTTCACCGTTGATGAAGCCCGGCGAAAAGGAGGATCTGGTGTTGTTCAGTTTCAAGGTGGGACTCAAGGCACTAACAGGTGGAAACCCGACCGCTAACAACCTGGAAACCAAACTCACCGCCTACAGCAAGGGCTCCGCATTTTTCATCGAATCCGCCGGCAGGATGCTACGGAGAACAGCCGATGGTGAACCGGAGCAGTCGATTTTTGTGCAACTCAGCATCCCTGCCAATACCGCCTTGGTCGCGCCTGCCGTGGAGGCATGGAAACTCCCGGAAGAGCTCAAGGACAAAAACCAGCGTGCCATTGCGTGGACCAAGGAGAACGTGACGGACGAGGTTCTGGCGCGATCACATAAGCTTTCGTTAGAGCGTATCACCCATGCGGATTCACCGCCGATGGAAACGATCATTGCCTTCCGCGTCCCGTCACAACCGGGTGGCAAGGTCTTTGTCAAGGTGCCCAAGGACACCTCCGGCCCCGGCGGCTTCGTCACGGCTGAGGATTTCCGTGATGTCACTACGCTTCCTGAAATCCCGAAAGAGGCCGCTTTGATGGGAAATGGCGGCCTCATGGCACTGAACGGAGAGCGTAAACTCAATGTCCAGTCGCGGGGCCTCGACCACCTCCGCTACACAGTGGCAAGGGTCCAGACAAATCAGATCAATCACCTGGTAAGCCAGACGCGCGGCAGCTTCGAGTCGCCGCATTTCCGTAGCGGATTTGGATTTGAAAACATCTCTAACTACCAGCAATCCGTGCAGCCGATTGTGAAGAGCGGCGACTACAGCATCAATTATTCATCCTTCGATTTTTCCCCATTGCTCCAGGCAGCCCAGCCGGGGGCGGCACCCACGCATGGCTTGTTTCACCTGACACTTGAGGGCGTGCGACCCCGAACCCCGGATGATGGTGCCGCCGAGGACGGAGCACCGGACAAGGACTGGATCGCCATCCCCTCCGGTCGTAGCTCTGGCGACTACAGCTACCGCCAGCCATCCGGCAGCAGCTATCCGCTCGGCGATCAAACGCGGGATCAACGATTCATCCTGGTCACCGATCTCGGCCTGATCATGAAGGAGTCAGCCGATGGCAGCCGCTCCGTTTACGTGCTGTCCTTCAGCACCCAAGGTCCGGTGCAGGGTGTCGAAATATCCGTCCTATCCAAAAATGGCACGGTGCTGAAAAACGTCACGACCAACGACTTTGGAATGGCCGGGATTCCATCGTTGCGCGGCTTGCAGCGGGAGCAGGAGCCGGTGGCTGTGGTGGCAAAAAAAGGCGACGACCTCGCGTTCATTCCCTGGGCGAAAAACGATCGGCACCTCGATACCTCGCGTTTCGATGTCGGCGGTGTGGCCTACAGCGAGGAATCCGTGCTGGAAGCCTCGCTTTTCACAGAGCGCGGAATTTACCGGCCCGGCGAAGCCATCAACATCGGCGGCATCGTCCGCCAGCGCGACTGGTCGGGCGACCTCACAGGACTACCTCTGGAGCTGGTGGTTTACAACGCGAAAGAGGATGTCGCCGGTCGATACTCGCTGAATCTGGAAGCGGGTGGCGTTTTTTCAAAGACCATTCCGACAGCGGAGACAGCGCCCACCGGTCCATGGAGAGTGCAACTGGTGCGCCCCAAACCAGCCGATGCCGCTGCACGAGTGGGTTCGGTTTACCTCGGTGGGGTGATCGTCAGGGTGGAGGAATTCCAGCCCGACCGGCAAAAGATCAAGGCGACATTCCAACCGGGCGCAAGCGATGGATGGCGTTCGCCCGACGGCTTGCAAGTAGCGGTGCAGCTCGACACCCTCTTTGGCATCCCAGCCGCGAAACGCCGTGTTGCTGGCAAGCTTTTTCTATCCCCGACAACACCCAGTTTCGCCAAGTGGCCGGGCTGGCAATTCGGCATACCGGATTCAAAGCGGTTCGTCACCAAACAGATTCCATTAGCCGATGCCACGACCGATGAAAACGGTCACACCACCCTACCTCTCAACCTGGAAGCGCACACCGCTCCCATGCTGCGGGCACGGGTGGAGCTTGAGGGCTTCGAGGCAGACGACGGTCGCGGCGTCCGCACCGAGCTCAGCACCCTGGTTTCCCGTCAACGTTATCTCATCGGACACAAGACACCACGGAATCTGCATTATCTCGACGGCCGCGATCCGGTATCGGTCGGGGTCGTTGCGATCGGTCCGGACAGCAAGCCGGTGGCTGTGGCTGACCTGACTCGTGTGCTGGTGCAGACCAAACACGTGTCCATTCTAACCAAACAAAAAAACGGCAACCTGGCCTATCAATCGAACTCGCGCGATGAGACCCTGGAAACCGTTACCGTATCGCTCCCGGCACAGGAAGACAAGCTGGCCCTGCCTTTGGACAACCCCGGCCGGTTCCGTTACGAATTCCGCAACGCACAGGGGCAAACGCTATGCTCGATCCCGTTTTTCGTGGCAGGCAAAGGCGATGCCGCCAAGGACCTGGAACGCAGCGGCGAGTTAGGTATCAAATTTGCCGACAAAAAATGGCTCCCCGGCGAAGAGCTGGAATTCTCCCTCACCACACCGTTTGCCGGAGCGGGCCTGATCACGATTGAACGTGACAAGGTATTGGCCCAGACGTGGTTTAAGTGTGATACCAAGTCCTCCGTCCAGAAGATTCGCCTGCCTGATCATTTCGCAGGAGGAGCCTACCTACACGTCGTGATGGCGCGCGCCCTGGACTCACCCGATGTTTTTCTCAATCCCTTGGCCAGTGGCATCATGCCCATCGCCGCCGCGCGTGGAAACCGGGAGATGGCCGTCACCCTGGAGTCGCCGGATCGCGTCCGCCCCGGTCAGCGGCTGGCTATCGGCTATACCGCCCCCCAAGAAGGCCACATGCTCATTTGGGCGGTGGACGAGGGTATCCATCTGGTCAGTAACTACCAGGCACCGGACCCCTTGCACGATCTCCTACCCAGAGCCAGGCTGGAGGTGGAAACCTATCAGTTGATGGATGTCCTGCTACCCGAGTTCTCCTTGCTTCGCAAGGCGATGGCGATCGGTGGTGATGGCGAAGAGGGGGAAAGCGCAAGCATTCCCACGCTCAAACTGGGACTCAACCCCTTCAAACGCCGCCGTGATGCGCCAGTGATTTACTGGAGTGGCTTCGTACCCTGCGGGCCGGAGCGCAAGGAGGTTATCTATCAGGTACCGGAATACTTCGCCGGCAGACTCAAGATCATGGCGGTGGCGGTGGCCCCGGACGCGGTCGGGGTCGGGCAGGCGGCAAGCATCGTGAAGGGCGATTTTGTGCTGACCTCAACCACGCCGCTGTTCGTGGTTCCGGGTGATGAATTCACCGCCTCGGTGACTGTGGCCAATCAATTGGAGGGCGCTGGCGCAACGGATCAAGTGAAAGTGCAGGTCGAATCCCAAGGGGGTGTGGAAATCATCGACCGCGCACCAGAAACACAAACCATCCCAGTAGGCAAGGAAACCACGGTGAGCTACCGCTGCCGCGCCACAGATTTGTTAGGAAATGCCGAGTTGAAGTTCACCGCATCGAGCGGTGAGAGCCGGCAGGTGTCCAGCAGCTCCTTCAGTGTGCGTCCCGGTGTGGCTCGCGCGGCGAAGGTCCAGAGCGGATGGTTCCGCAACGGCTCACACGACCTCGCCACAAACCATCCCATGTTTCACGAATTCTCCGAACGGCAGGCAATCATCTCCACCACGCCGCTTGGTCTGGCTCACGGGCTGGCGGCCTTTTTAAAAGAGTATCCCCACGGCTGCACCGAGCAGATCGTCAGTCGGGCCTATCCCTGGCTAGTGCTGAAAGACGATGCCAATTTCGGAATCGATAAGGCAGAGGCTGCGCGCTCAATCGCCGATACCATGAACCAGCTTTCGCGCCGCCAGGGTCGCAATGGTGGCTTCGGCTACTGGGGAAGCAATGAACAGGACGGCTTTGACTACCTCACCGTTTACGTCGGCCATTTTCTAACCGACTGCAAAGCCAGCGGATTCCCTGTTCCGGCCCGACTCTATCAGGCTACGCTACGACGCCTGCGCTTCATGGCCGATGCCAAGATCACCGATCCCACCAAACACAATGGTCGAACCTACTACTGGCGAACCCGCTGGGAAGCAGAGATGCGGGCATCGGCGATTTACCTTCTAACGAGAAATGAGGAAGTCACCACCAACTACGCACTCAAACTCCAGGACTACCTTGATGCCAAGGTGCCAAAGGAGATATGGCATCGCGATTCCACAGCCGCCTGGCTGGCCTCTACCTGGCGACTTCTGAAAAAAGAATCCGCAGCCGTACCACTGATCGAAGCACACCGCGCCGCACTGAAACGGCCACGACCGGACAATTGGGAATACGGTTATTACTATTACACCAGCAAGCTGGCCAATGAAGCGACGGCCTTCACGATCCTCTGCCGACACTTCCCGGAGATGGCTAAAAAACTCACCTACGGGGAGATGAGGCCGCTGACGCAGATGATCGAGGCCGCGGACTTCCACACGCTCTCCGCCGCCTGGAGTATTCAGGCGCTCAAGGCCTACTCGGACTTGGCGGCGAGCAATGGCGTCAAGGCGGGTATCGCCTCGGTGCAGGGTAAGGATGTCAAGGTGCTCGCCGAGCCAGCGACGGGGCAGTTGCAGGTCAAGGTGCCGGAGGGAATGACCCGGTTTTTCTTCGCCGAGAACTCACCCGAGGGCTTGGGCGCGTGGTATCAGACGATCGAAAAAGGCTTTGCAAAAAACCTGCCCGAGAAAGCCAGCTCAACCCATATCGAAGTGCTGCGTGAGCTGGTCAATGCCGACGGACAAGCGGTCACGCAGGGCAAGCTGGGTGAAACCCTGTTTGCGACACTCACCATTCGCAACCTGACAAAAACCGAGATGCCAAACCTCGCGATCACCGAGATGCTGCCCGGCGGTTTTGAGTTTGCGCCCCCCGGCGAGCCAGACTCACTGCGCCCCGGACTCGCGACACGTCAAGGCACCGATTACGTCGACATCCGCGAAGACCGCGCACTGATCTATCTCGGGCTGCGCGCCGAGGGATCGCTCACGCTGAAATACGCGCTACGCCCTACCTGCGCCGGAACCTTCCTGGTGCCACCGCCTTATGCCGAGGACATGTACGAAGCAAAAGTCCGGGCAAACGGCGCCGGCGGAAAAATCCTTATCCAGCCACGTCAGTAA
- the pbpC gene encoding penicillin-binding protein 1C, translating to MTPVQTKLKTYYRRFLKTGAAFLCLSVLLALAYAYLPKPDLLPPELEYSRTVLDRDGQVIFLTTTSDGMLRLPTTLDDLAPEMLEATLEMEDRRFFNHSGVDGRSLVRAGWGLVSGQNLGGGSTITMQLSRLRWGLKTRSLWGKCEQIFRAIQLERHYSKQQIAAAYFTIAPYGGNVEGVRAASFRWCGKDASELTLREAASLSVIPQSPTARRPRSGGNHLLAVAQARLMTRLRANHGEPANELDIEFNLVPTAIPREVPHLARRRLRENSDSLTVATSVDLTQQHVIEQSIRDFLSRWHAKGLRNASAVLLHAPTGEIRASVGSADFHHVAISGQVDGTRAWRSPGSTLKPFIYALALDAGLIQPQTLLDDAPIRFAGYNPENSDHLFLGPIAACEALRRSRNIPAIELANRLPGGGLEGFLRSSGVDLPQRSHGLALAIGATEMRLEDLAMLYAQLAHPEPGKLSPEACWLTLEALRCTEPGAPIGLSCKTGTSNGFRDAWACGVMGDWVLCVWVGHFNGRGMPGLFAHETAATLLWQTATRLKLNAVPSEESRPPDVVRVPVCAVSGDLACKLCPNRRDGWFIGGVSPITSCKVHQKSGDTVVEVWPADRLEQFRNAGFPRANSRQLGADDIPHHATTIGPPPKITSPQSALTYYIQANAPGQNRLLLEANAAPDIRQIHWFADRRYLGASAPAEPLVWQPIVGDYEVQAMDDAGRVSTTRISVRLAVGNQ from the coding sequence ATGACACCCGTTCAAACCAAGCTCAAGACCTACTACCGCCGCTTCCTGAAGACCGGTGCTGCTTTTCTATGCCTGTCGGTCTTACTGGCGCTCGCCTACGCGTATTTACCGAAGCCCGATCTCCTCCCCCCGGAGCTGGAATACTCGCGCACCGTGCTCGACCGCGATGGCCAGGTCATTTTTCTAACAACCACCAGCGACGGAATGCTCCGCCTGCCGACCACGCTGGACGATCTAGCCCCCGAGATGCTGGAGGCTACTTTGGAAATGGAGGACCGGCGTTTTTTCAACCACTCCGGCGTGGATGGACGGTCTTTGGTACGCGCCGGATGGGGGCTGGTCTCGGGGCAAAATCTTGGCGGTGGCTCCACGATCACCATGCAGCTGAGTCGACTGCGCTGGGGGCTTAAAACACGATCGCTCTGGGGTAAATGCGAGCAGATTTTCCGTGCGATCCAGTTAGAGCGCCATTACTCGAAGCAGCAGATTGCCGCAGCCTATTTCACCATCGCACCCTACGGCGGAAATGTGGAGGGTGTCCGCGCCGCAAGTTTTCGCTGGTGCGGAAAGGACGCATCGGAATTGACCCTGCGAGAAGCCGCCAGCCTCAGCGTCATTCCGCAGAGCCCCACCGCCCGCCGACCACGCAGCGGTGGCAACCACCTGTTAGCTGTCGCCCAGGCCCGACTCATGACCCGCCTGCGCGCCAACCACGGCGAACCAGCCAACGAGCTGGATATCGAGTTCAATCTGGTGCCGACGGCCATCCCCCGCGAGGTACCCCATCTGGCGCGTCGTCGATTACGGGAAAACAGCGACAGCCTAACGGTCGCTACATCGGTCGATCTAACACAGCAGCATGTCATCGAACAGTCGATCCGTGATTTCCTGAGCCGCTGGCACGCTAAAGGGCTGCGCAACGCATCCGCTGTCTTGCTGCACGCACCCACCGGAGAGATCCGGGCGAGTGTCGGGTCAGCCGATTTCCATCATGTCGCTATCTCCGGCCAGGTCGATGGCACCCGTGCCTGGCGCTCACCCGGGTCCACGCTCAAGCCGTTTATCTATGCGCTCGCGTTGGACGCTGGACTCATCCAGCCACAGACATTGTTAGATGATGCACCGATACGATTCGCCGGCTACAATCCAGAGAACAGCGACCACCTGTTTCTCGGCCCCATCGCGGCTTGCGAGGCACTGCGCCGCAGTCGCAACATCCCGGCCATCGAGTTGGCGAATCGTTTACCCGGCGGCGGATTGGAGGGTTTTCTAAGGTCGTCCGGTGTGGACCTGCCACAACGCAGCCACGGCCTGGCCCTGGCGATCGGAGCCACCGAGATGCGGCTGGAGGACCTGGCAATGCTCTACGCGCAACTAGCCCATCCCGAGCCGGGCAAACTATCTCCGGAAGCGTGCTGGCTCACCTTGGAGGCACTAAGATGCACGGAACCCGGAGCGCCGATCGGGCTGTCATGCAAAACCGGAACGTCCAACGGCTTCCGCGATGCCTGGGCCTGTGGCGTCATGGGAGATTGGGTGCTGTGCGTTTGGGTGGGCCACTTCAATGGTCGGGGCATGCCCGGACTCTTCGCCCACGAAACGGCGGCGACGCTCCTTTGGCAAACCGCCACCCGGCTCAAACTCAACGCGGTGCCCTCGGAGGAATCCCGGCCGCCGGACGTGGTCCGGGTGCCGGTCTGCGCGGTTTCCGGTGACCTCGCCTGCAAGCTTTGTCCGAATCGCCGCGACGGCTGGTTCATCGGTGGAGTCTCCCCGATCACCTCCTGCAAAGTCCACCAGAAATCCGGTGATACCGTGGTAGAGGTCTGGCCTGCCGACCGACTCGAACAGTTTCGCAACGCGGGCTTTCCCCGGGCCAACTCCCGGCAGCTTGGCGCCGATGATATTCCGCATCACGCGACCACCATCGGACCACCGCCAAAAATAACCAGCCCCCAGTCCGCACTCACCTACTACATCCAGGCAAATGCGCCGGGACAAAACCGCCTGCTTCTCGAAGCCAATGCCGCGCCTGATATCCGCCAGATCCATTGGTTCGCCGACCGCCGCTACCTCGGAGCCAGCGCCCCTGCCGAACCGCTCGTCTGGCAGCCCATTGTGGGCGACTACGAGGTGCAAGCCATGGACGATGCAGGCCGCGTCTCCACCACCCGGATCAGCGTGCGACTGGCCGTAGGAAATCAATGA
- a CDS encoding FMN-binding glutamate synthase family protein, producing MHWSIITLIVIGALLVIIVIYDLLQKQHAILRNFPVLGHFRYIFEAIGPELRQYIVTNNDEERPFSRDQRRWVYASSKKENNYFGFGTDNDIELTPNYLILKQTTFPHLEIAKGESNFDPLHTIPCAKVMGAARGREKAFRPRSVVNVSAMSFGSLGSAAVEAINKGCSIAGCMHNTGEGGVSIHHQHGGDLTLQIGTGYFGCRAADGSFSMEVLLRTIEANPAIKAIEVKLSQGAKPGIGGLLPKEKITAEISVARGIPRDRDCASPSRHSAFSDADSMLDFVEDIAARTGLPVGIKSAVGQLDFWHDLASLMQDGKRGVDFIVIDGGEGGTGASPLVFADHVALPFKLAFARVYAIFSRAGLTEKIVFIGSAKLGFPMDALFAFGLGCDMVSVAREAMLSIGCIQAQRCHTGHCPAGVATHNKWLMRGLDPTLKAARLANYIVTLRHEILKLCHAAGFCHPAFVTTDHFEILDGQLGAVSFKETFGYELVKQSPCEDDCSKILDIMSS from the coding sequence ATGCATTGGTCTATCATCACCCTCATTGTCATAGGAGCCCTGTTAGTCATCATCGTCATTTACGATCTCTTGCAAAAACAGCACGCCATTTTGAGGAACTTTCCTGTTTTAGGCCACTTCCGATATATCTTTGAAGCCATCGGACCGGAGCTGCGCCAATACATCGTCACCAACAATGACGAGGAGCGTCCCTTTTCCCGCGACCAGCGCCGCTGGGTCTACGCTTCATCGAAAAAAGAGAACAACTACTTTGGTTTCGGCACCGACAACGACATCGAACTGACTCCAAACTATCTCATTCTCAAACAGACGACATTTCCCCACCTCGAAATCGCAAAGGGTGAGAGCAACTTCGATCCTCTTCACACCATCCCCTGTGCCAAGGTCATGGGGGCGGCACGCGGGCGGGAAAAAGCGTTTCGGCCACGTTCCGTCGTCAATGTCTCCGCCATGAGCTTTGGCTCGCTGGGTAGTGCCGCGGTGGAGGCGATCAACAAGGGATGCAGCATCGCTGGCTGCATGCATAACACCGGCGAAGGCGGGGTCTCCATCCACCACCAGCACGGTGGTGACCTCACTCTCCAGATCGGCACAGGCTACTTCGGGTGTCGTGCCGCGGATGGCAGCTTCTCGATGGAGGTTTTACTCAGAACCATCGAGGCAAACCCTGCCATCAAGGCGATCGAGGTCAAACTCAGCCAGGGGGCGAAGCCGGGGATTGGAGGGCTCCTCCCGAAGGAAAAAATCACGGCTGAAATCTCGGTGGCGCGGGGTATTCCCAGGGACCGTGATTGCGCAAGCCCCTCACGCCACAGCGCCTTCAGCGATGCGGACAGTATGCTGGACTTTGTAGAAGACATCGCTGCCAGGACCGGGCTTCCTGTCGGTATCAAATCGGCGGTCGGCCAGCTCGATTTCTGGCACGATCTCGCTAGCCTCATGCAGGATGGAAAACGAGGTGTCGACTTCATCGTGATCGATGGCGGCGAGGGCGGCACCGGCGCATCCCCCCTGGTCTTTGCCGATCACGTCGCACTGCCATTCAAGCTCGCCTTCGCCCGGGTTTACGCCATTTTTTCACGCGCCGGCCTGACAGAAAAAATCGTCTTCATCGGCTCTGCCAAACTAGGCTTCCCCATGGACGCCTTGTTCGCATTCGGGCTTGGCTGCGACATGGTTTCTGTCGCACGTGAGGCGATGTTATCGATCGGCTGCATCCAAGCCCAGCGTTGCCACACCGGCCACTGCCCGGCTGGTGTTGCCACACATAACAAATGGCTGATGCGGGGGCTCGACCCCACTTTAAAAGCCGCCCGACTCGCCAACTACATCGTCACCCTGCGCCATGAGATCCTCAAGCTCTGCCACGCCGCCGGATTCTGTCACCCCGCCTTTGTCACCACCGACCACTTTGAAATCCTCGACGGCCAGTTGGGCGCTGTCTCCTTCAAGGAAACCTTTGGCTACGAGCTGGTCAAACAATCGCCCTGCGAGGACGACTGCAGCAAAATCCTGGATATCATGTCGTCATAG
- a CDS encoding MATE family efflux transporter, giving the protein MEPKYNKQNGDTCRPSFLTEARATLLLALPLIAGQVGQMLMGVTDTVMIGHVGIVPLAASTFANTLLMVPMLFGIGLLTSVSVRVSQGRGAQRVDDVKAAVRNGTWLALGLGLVVVAGISALMPALDMFGQAREVVDATPGYLFLAACSMVPALVAMAWKNYADALNRPWVPFWIMLSGVMLNVFLNWLLIFGNWGLPALGLEGAGWATLLSRCFTALALFRWISRSAQVRDWSPKRWLGGLRVQEMRSLLALGIPVGLQLVAEVCAFAAGSLMIGTIGVAALAAHQVALTCASTSFMVPLGIAMALTVRMGEASGGGGATRQRTILLGGWAYGLLFTGMSMLAFLLFGRWIASQIVNDIEVIELATGLLLIAGVFQIFDGSQVISSSALRGMGDVRIPASLGILAYWVVAIPAGAYLAFSYGLGARGVWWGLALGLGVAALTLGIRVWRVAGVKPCLVALK; this is encoded by the coding sequence ATGGAGCCTAAATACAACAAGCAAAACGGTGATACGTGCAGGCCTTCGTTTTTGACGGAGGCCCGGGCGACCCTGCTCCTGGCCCTGCCTCTGATTGCGGGACAGGTGGGGCAGATGCTGATGGGGGTGACGGACACCGTGATGATCGGGCATGTGGGCATTGTCCCCCTGGCGGCGTCGACGTTTGCCAACACGCTTTTGATGGTGCCGATGTTGTTTGGTATTGGCCTCCTGACCTCCGTCTCGGTCCGGGTTTCCCAGGGGCGGGGGGCACAGCGGGTCGATGATGTGAAGGCGGCGGTGCGAAACGGCACATGGCTTGCTCTGGGCCTGGGTCTGGTCGTGGTGGCGGGTATCAGTGCACTGATGCCAGCACTTGACATGTTTGGCCAGGCTCGGGAAGTCGTGGATGCGACTCCCGGTTATTTGTTTCTAGCCGCCTGTTCAATGGTTCCCGCTTTGGTGGCGATGGCATGGAAAAATTATGCCGATGCCCTGAACCGACCATGGGTGCCGTTCTGGATCATGCTTTCAGGCGTGATGTTGAATGTCTTTCTGAATTGGTTGCTGATTTTCGGAAACTGGGGCCTGCCAGCACTGGGATTGGAAGGGGCTGGTTGGGCGACGTTGCTCTCGCGCTGTTTTACTGCACTGGCTCTCTTTCGGTGGATCTCCCGGTCTGCGCAAGTGAGGGATTGGAGTCCAAAGCGTTGGTTGGGTGGCTTGCGGGTGCAGGAAATGAGGTCGCTGTTAGCACTGGGGATTCCTGTCGGGCTTCAGCTCGTTGCCGAAGTCTGTGCTTTTGCAGCGGGTTCTTTGATGATTGGTACGATCGGAGTGGCTGCCTTGGCCGCCCACCAGGTTGCCCTGACCTGCGCATCGACCTCATTTATGGTGCCGTTAGGAATTGCGATGGCTCTTACGGTTAGAATGGGGGAGGCATCCGGTGGCGGTGGTGCTACAAGGCAGAGGACAATCCTCCTCGGTGGCTGGGCGTATGGCTTGTTGTTTACCGGGATGTCAATGCTGGCATTTCTCCTTTTTGGCCGATGGATTGCATCGCAAATCGTCAACGACATCGAGGTAATTGAACTGGCGACAGGATTATTGCTGATCGCCGGTGTCTTCCAGATTTTCGACGGATCACAGGTCATTTCCTCGTCGGCACTGCGTGGTATGGGCGATGTTAGAATTCCCGCCAGCCTTGGAATCCTGGCCTACTGGGTGGTCGCCATTCCCGCAGGTGCCTACCTCGCCTTTTCCTATGGACTTGGAGCGCGCGGTGTCTGGTGGGGGCTCGCCCTGGGACTGGGGGTCGCGGCCTTGACCTTGGGTATACGTGTCTGGCGGGTGGCCGGGGTGAAGCCGTGTTTGGTGGCACTTAAATAA